A region from the Aegilops tauschii subsp. strangulata cultivar AL8/78 chromosome 5, Aet v6.0, whole genome shotgun sequence genome encodes:
- the LOC109742316 gene encoding BTB/POZ and MATH domain-containing protein 1-like — protein sequence MKTSKTVSVCTPLEEDQGTHVFDILGYSKHKGMGHDLDSCIRSGIFSVGGHDWAILFYPDGFNGYGLDYISVYLILLSNNFKLRASCDMRLVDQYTGFPFSVHKTELRTFSSGDFTNFAPETPYFMRRSEFEGSPYLKDDRLTIECTVTVFKMPHVTETKSFPKIDMPQPDMTENVSKLLEEMTGFDVSFIVGGETIEAHRFVLAMRSPVFKAELYGSMQEARLGECITIKDIQPAVFKALLHFIYTDSLPTGEDTEVIRLLLVAADRYAMDRLKLVCQSILCEDLNVDTITTTLAFADRHNCHQLKDACLEFIELSNFMDAVVATQRLKDLKATCPSFIVDELEKRRKFP from the coding sequence ATGAAAACATCTAAGACGGTGTCTGTGTGCACCCCACTGGAGGAGGATCAAGGCACACATGTGTTTGATATCTTGGGTTACAGCAAGCACAAGGGCATGGGCCATGACCTGGACAGCTGCATAAGGTCTGGGATTTTCTCCGTCGGCGGCCACGACTGGGCAATCCTCTTTTATCCCGACGGGTTTAATGGATATGGCCTAGATTACATCTCAGTATATCTCATTCTTTTGAGCAACAACTTTAAACTCCGGGCATCCTGTGACATGAGGCTCGTGGACCAGTACACTGGATTCCCATTTTCAGTGCATAAAACAGAACTTAGAACTTTCAGTTCCGGTGACTTCACTAACTTTGCTCCTGAGACTCCTTATTTCATGAGGCGAAGCGAGTTTGAGGGATCTCCGTACCTTAAGGATGATCGCTTGACGATCGAATGCACCGTCACTGTTTTCAAGATGCCACATGTTACTGAAACCAAATCATTCCCCAAAATCGACATGCCACAACCTGACATGACTGAGAATGTCAGCAAGCTACTTGAAGAAATGACAGGATTTGATGTGAGTTTCATTGTTGGAGGAGAGACTATTGAAGCACATAGGTTTGTTCTTGCTATGAGGTCGCCTGTTTTCAAAGCAGAGCTCTATGGGTCGATGCAGGAGGCGAGGCTGGGGGAGTGCATAACCATCAAGGACATTCAACCTGCCGTTTTCAAGGCCCTGCTCCATTTCATCTATACTGACTCTTTGCCTACCGGCGAGGATACAGAGGTGATCCGGCTTTTACTAGTGGCCGCGGATAGATATGCAATGGATAGGCTCAAGCTGGTTTGCCAAAGCATCCTTTGCGAGGATTTGAATGTGGACACCATCACAACCACATTGGCTTTTGCTGACCGACATAACTGCCACCAGCTTAAGGATGCTTGCCTTGAATTTATCGAATTATCAAATTTCATGGATGCTGTGGTGGCAACCCAACGCTTAAAGGATCTCAAGGCGACTTGCCCATCTTTCATAGTGGATGAACTGGAGAAGAGAAGAAAGTTTCCATGA